Part of the Streptomyces sp. NBC_01460 genome, GGAGCCGTCGTCCTCGCCGACACACGGCGCCTCGAGGACTGCTTCCCGGCCGTCGACTACTTCGAGCACCGCCGTATCCCGTTCGTCGTCGCCGTCAACTGCTTCACGGGCGCACGGACCTATGCGGAGGACGACGTCTCGCGGGCACTGGATCTGGACGGGGGAACGCCCGTCGTCCTGTGCGACGCGCGTGACCGCGCCTCCGGCAAGGAGGTCCTCATCCGCATGGTCGAATACGCCGGGCGCATGCATACGGCGCGGCTGCTCGAATCGGTCGGTCAGGCGTCCGGTCCGGGGTGAGAACGTCACGGCCGTCCCCGCCCGGGGGCGTGCCGGAGCCCCGTCCTCGACGGCGGGCGGGCCGTGGCGCGAAGCAACGCCCCCGGGACCGTGCGGCGCTTGCCCGCAGGGGAGCCGTGCGCAAGGCTTGCGCGGACGTGGGGAACAGATGAACGGGGAGGACGAGCACATGGCGCTGGACCGGGGACTCGACTGGCTTCTTGACGATCTCACCGGCCGGGTGGAGCACATCCGGCACGCGCTGGTGCTCTCGAACGACGGGCTGGTGACCGGCGCCAGCACGAGCCTGGCCCGGGAGGACGCGGAACACCTGGCGGCGGTCTCGTCCGGACTGCAGAGCCTGGCCCGAGGATCCGGACGGCACTTCGGGGCCGGGAGGGCGCGCCAGACCATGGTGGAGTTCGATGAGGCGCTGCTCTTCGTGACAGCGGCGGGGGACGGCAGTTGCCTCTGTGTCCTGACCGCGGCCGAAGCCGATGTGGGCCAGGTCGCCTACGAGATGACCCTGCTGGTCAATCGCGTGGGTGAACACCTCGGTGTGACGGCACGGCAGGGTGTGGAGAGTATCGACCGCCTCTGACCTGCTCTTTCCGTGGACCGGCAGGAGTTGTCCACAGGCTCCGCGAGCGTGTCCTCCCCCGGCTACCGTGGTCACACAGAGTATTCGACTCACGGGGGAGAGAAGCCATGACCATCACGGAGGACACCCGTAGGCCCACCGCCGGTGCGGCGGAGCCGGAGCGTGTGTCGGCAGGTCGCGCGGCTCAGGAACTGACGTTGAAGCGAGGTGAATTCGACCTGGCCGTCCATCTGGGCCTGATCGAAGCGGAGCCCGCCGCGGGAGGGGCGAGGCCGCGTATCCGCCGGCAGGAGATCGACCGGCTGCGCGCCCGGCCGGGATTCCCCGAATCGCTTCGCGACCAGGTGCGTACCGCGGGCACGGCGGAAGGCGCCGCCCTGCTCGGAGTCAGCCCCGTGCGCTTCACGGGCCTGGCCCGCATCGGCTGCGTCTCGCCGGTCGCGTTCTATCTGAACCGCTATCGCGCAGTGGTCTGGCTCTACCTGGTCGACGAGCTCCTCGGCTTCGCCGCGCGGGAACCCGACCTGATCGCGGGGAAGAGCCCGGTGGGAATGCGGACCATGCTGGAGGCGGGCACCGACCGGCGTGCGCGCAACTGGCGTTCGCGCAGGATCGACCGGTCGCTGAGCCGGGCGGCGGACCCGTGGGCACGCGCCGCCCTGCAGGCATCCGCTCTGGACCCGGTGCAGCTCGCCGAGGTGGTGGAGGACCCCTACGAGCGTGCCTATCTGGCCCGTGTGCAGCCGGATCCCGCCTTCGGCCGGCCGGGGTCGATGGCCGGGAGGGAGGCCATGGCGAAGCTGATGCTGGCGGACGATCCGGATGAAATCCTCTGGCGTCGGGTGAATCTGACGCTGGAGCTCGAACGGGCGCGTGAGATCCGCGGCGCCCCGCGGCCCGGATGCGACCCCGCGTTCCGACCGGAGCCCGGAGGAGCGGTGCCGGGCGGACCGGCGTCTGCCTCCGGGAGGAACGTCCGGGTGCCGGACCGCGTGGCCGTCCGCCCTGGAGCGCGGCCCGGCCCGAGGCGGGGGCTGCTGGCCCGGATCGGACTGCGCAGGCCCGGGCGCGGAGATCATTAAAGCATTGCGTGGTGGGGTGCCACGGGGCATCTTGGGGCCATGCTGATCAGAGAAGCCACCGCTGAGGACTGGCCCGCCATCTGGCCTTTCTTCCATGAAATCGTCGCCGCGGGCGAGACCTTCACCTATCCGGTGGAGCTCGGTGAGGACGTGGCCCCAGGCTGGTGGCTCCTCCAGGAGCCGGACCGCACGGTCGTGGCGGTCGACGACACCGGGACGGTGCTCGGCACCGCCAAGATGAACAAGAACCACATGGGCAACGGCTCGCACATCGCCAGCGCCAGTTACATGGTCGCTCCCGAGCACTCCGGCAGGGGCGTGGGCCGGGCGCTGTGCGAGTACACCGTGAACTGGGCGCGTACGGCGGGGTATCGCGCCATGCAGTTCAACGCTGTGGTGGAGACGAACACCCATGCCGTGCGGCTGTACAAGTCCCTCGGCTTCGAAGTCATCGGGACCCTGCCCGAGGGGTTCAACCATCCCACCGAGGGCTATGTAGGCCTGCACATCATGCACAAGCCTCTCTGAAGACACCTCACAGCCGCCCGGAGCGTCGGTGAGGACAGTGGCTTCCGGCCATCCTGATGTGTCCGGCATGTCACAAGTAGAGGCGATCTGGGCATGGTTGGCGCATCGCTGAGGCGTGGGGCGAGTGCGCCCCCTGGGGCAGGGGGCAGTACTGTGCGCCCCACCGCCCTTCCAGCGGTGAACTCATATGGAGGAAGAATCCATGACCATACCCAGGAGATCGTGGCGTGGCGCGGGAGCATTCGCGGCCGCCGCGATCGTCGGCCTGGCGGGCGGGGTCATCTCCGCCGGTCCGGCCGCAGCTCACACCCCCACCTGGGCCGTGACCTGCTCCGAAGTGACGCTCAACCTGACGGCCTACTCGGGTAACGCCACCAACGAGGTGACGGTCTCCGTCGAGGGCGGCGCCGAGCTGCTTCCGACGACCCAGTTCGGCCGGGAATTC contains:
- a CDS encoding GNAT family N-acetyltransferase, with protein sequence MLIREATAEDWPAIWPFFHEIVAAGETFTYPVELGEDVAPGWWLLQEPDRTVVAVDDTGTVLGTAKMNKNHMGNGSHIASASYMVAPEHSGRGVGRALCEYTVNWARTAGYRAMQFNAVVETNTHAVRLYKSLGFEVIGTLPEGFNHPTEGYVGLHIMHKPL
- a CDS encoding roadblock/LC7 domain-containing protein, which produces MALDRGLDWLLDDLTGRVEHIRHALVLSNDGLVTGASTSLAREDAEHLAAVSSGLQSLARGSGRHFGAGRARQTMVEFDEALLFVTAAGDGSCLCVLTAAEADVGQVAYEMTLLVNRVGEHLGVTARQGVESIDRL
- a CDS encoding DUF6397 family protein translates to MTITEDTRRPTAGAAEPERVSAGRAAQELTLKRGEFDLAVHLGLIEAEPAAGGARPRIRRQEIDRLRARPGFPESLRDQVRTAGTAEGAALLGVSPVRFTGLARIGCVSPVAFYLNRYRAVVWLYLVDELLGFAAREPDLIAGKSPVGMRTMLEAGTDRRARNWRSRRIDRSLSRAADPWARAALQASALDPVQLAEVVEDPYERAYLARVQPDPAFGRPGSMAGREAMAKLMLADDPDEILWRRVNLTLELERAREIRGAPRPGCDPAFRPEPGGAVPGGPASASGRNVRVPDRVAVRPGARPGPRRGLLARIGLRRPGRGDH